A genomic stretch from Antarcticibacterium flavum includes:
- a CDS encoding N-acetylornithine carbamoyltransferase, with protein MKNYINISDIEDLQEIITEALQLKKENSAAGTGKGKTLGLLFFNPSLRTRLSTEKAAKLLGMEVMIMNADKDGWALEFEDGAVMDSNKAEHIKEAAAVLSQYCDIIGVRAFPGLQDREKDEQDVVINSFLKYAEVPVINLESATGHPLQALTDAITVTELKKIKRPKVVLTWAPHPRALPQSVPNSFVEVMQKMEVDLVITNPEGYDLAPEITGKTPVIHKQEEALKNADFVYVKNWSSYEKYGQILSKDNSWTFNNEKLERTNNAKVMHCLPVRRNVVIADEVLDGPNSIVIQQAGNRTFAAQVVLKKLLEK; from the coding sequence ATGAAGAATTACATAAATATATCAGATATTGAAGACCTTCAGGAAATAATAACCGAGGCCCTTCAGCTAAAAAAAGAAAATTCTGCAGCCGGAACCGGGAAAGGTAAAACTTTGGGGTTACTTTTCTTTAATCCCAGTTTACGAACCCGGCTTAGTACAGAGAAGGCTGCGAAATTACTTGGAATGGAGGTGATGATAATGAATGCCGATAAAGACGGCTGGGCCCTGGAATTTGAGGACGGGGCTGTGATGGATTCCAATAAAGCTGAACACATAAAAGAGGCTGCTGCGGTTCTTTCCCAATATTGTGATATTATTGGTGTGCGGGCTTTTCCCGGTCTGCAGGACAGGGAAAAGGATGAGCAGGATGTGGTGATCAATAGCTTCTTAAAATATGCTGAAGTACCGGTAATAAACCTGGAAAGCGCTACAGGGCATCCCCTGCAGGCCCTTACAGATGCTATAACCGTAACCGAATTAAAGAAGATAAAAAGACCAAAGGTGGTTTTAACCTGGGCTCCACATCCAAGAGCACTCCCGCAATCTGTTCCCAATTCTTTTGTGGAGGTAATGCAAAAAATGGAAGTTGATCTTGTGATCACAAATCCCGAAGGTTATGACCTTGCTCCTGAGATTACCGGCAAAACTCCTGTAATCCATAAACAGGAGGAAGCCCTCAAAAATGCCGATTTCGTTTATGTGAAGAACTGGAGCAGCTATGAGAAATACGGGCAGATACTTAGTAAGGACAACTCCTGGACCTTTAATAACGAAAAACTGGAAAGGACTAATAATGCGAAGGTGATGCATTGCCTCCCGGTAAGAAGGAATGTGGTCATAGCAGATGAGGTTCTCGACGGCCCAAATTCTATCGTGATCCAACAGGCAGGCAACAGGACCTTTGCGGCACAGGTGGTTTTGAAGAAGTTGCTTGAGAAGTAG
- a CDS encoding aspartate aminotransferase family protein — MELFDVYPLYDITPVKGEGPYVYDAEGKKYLDLYGGHAVISIGHSHPLYIDGLRNQAGKLGFYSNSVKNPLQEELAQKLEEVSGCLDYQLFLCNSGAEANENALKLASFHTGKSRVLYFEKAFHGRTSGVVAVTDNESIKAPFNKGHQVTKLAFDDLAGLEEELKKEDVAAVILEVIQGVGGLDEASSQFYKSASKLCKKYAAVFIADEVQSGYGRTGNFFAFQKHGIRPDIISIAKGMGNGFPVGGILIDKNIEAKHGLLGTTFGGNHLSCAAGLAVLEVMEKEQLMGNAGSIFNYVQDKVSRIKEIKNLKGRGLMLGLEFDFEVAGLRKDLLFKHHIFTGAASNKKLLRILPPLNIKKEHFDNFFEALEVELEKLVHSERG, encoded by the coding sequence ATGGAGCTATTTGACGTATATCCATTGTATGATATCACCCCCGTAAAAGGAGAGGGGCCGTATGTTTACGATGCAGAAGGAAAGAAATACCTGGATCTCTATGGAGGTCATGCAGTAATATCTATTGGGCATTCCCATCCTCTTTATATAGATGGCCTCCGCAATCAGGCTGGAAAACTTGGATTTTACTCCAATTCAGTTAAAAATCCGCTGCAGGAAGAGCTGGCTCAAAAGCTGGAAGAAGTTTCCGGGTGCCTGGATTATCAATTATTCCTGTGTAACAGTGGCGCAGAGGCCAATGAAAATGCCCTGAAACTTGCTTCCTTTCATACCGGTAAAAGCAGGGTGCTTTATTTTGAAAAAGCATTTCATGGAAGAACATCCGGGGTGGTGGCGGTGACAGATAATGAATCAATAAAAGCCCCGTTTAATAAAGGGCACCAGGTTACCAAACTTGCTTTTGATGATCTTGCAGGGTTGGAAGAAGAACTGAAAAAAGAAGATGTCGCAGCAGTGATCCTGGAAGTGATACAGGGCGTGGGAGGCCTTGATGAAGCTTCTAGCCAGTTTTATAAGTCGGCTTCAAAATTATGTAAGAAATACGCTGCGGTTTTTATAGCAGATGAGGTACAATCGGGCTATGGAAGGACCGGGAATTTCTTTGCCTTTCAGAAGCACGGAATAAGACCCGATATAATTTCCATAGCGAAAGGAATGGGGAATGGCTTCCCAGTAGGTGGGATCCTCATTGATAAAAATATTGAGGCGAAACACGGACTGTTGGGTACCACCTTTGGCGGGAATCACCTTTCCTGTGCTGCAGGACTTGCCGTGCTGGAGGTAATGGAAAAGGAGCAATTAATGGGCAATGCCGGTTCCATTTTTAATTATGTGCAGGATAAAGTTTCCAGGATCAAAGAAATAAAAAATCTGAAAGGACGCGGATTGATGTTGGGACTGGAATTTGACTTTGAAGTAGCAGGTCTTCGAAAGGATTTGTTATTTAAACATCACATCTTCACCGGTGCTGCCTCCAACAAAAAATTACTCCGGATCCTGCCACCGCTGAATATTAAAAAAGAACATTTTGACAACTTTTTTGAGGCATTGGAGGTTGAACTGGAAAAATTGGTTCATTCAGAAAGAGGATGA
- the proC gene encoding pyrroline-5-carboxylate reductase has translation MKIAIIGTGNLGQSIAKGLVTSNSFTSLYLTRRKTAEIESFKDNPNIRVTANNIAAVNGSEILILAVQPTQLENILEEIKPHLTAKHVIISTVTGFSIDRIQAIVGEDKYILRAMPNTAIAVGKSMTCLCSNTNGQNQIPVAEAIFKKLGSTIIIPENKMQAATVICASGIAFWMRLIRATTQGAIQLGFDAKDAHELSMQTCLGAASLLLDSGKHPEEEIDKVTTPMGCTIEGLNEMEHNGLSSSLIKGIKASFNKINTITNT, from the coding sequence ATGAAAATAGCAATAATAGGAACCGGAAATTTGGGACAATCCATAGCAAAAGGCCTGGTAACAAGCAACTCCTTTACTTCCCTGTATCTCACCAGGCGTAAAACAGCAGAAATTGAATCTTTTAAAGATAATCCTAATATAAGAGTAACCGCTAACAACATTGCAGCAGTTAATGGATCTGAGATCCTGATACTGGCGGTGCAGCCTACCCAACTGGAGAATATCCTGGAGGAAATAAAACCTCACCTCACAGCAAAACACGTGATAATCTCTACGGTAACCGGATTTTCCATTGACAGGATACAGGCTATTGTGGGAGAGGATAAATATATCCTAAGGGCGATGCCCAATACCGCAATAGCTGTAGGGAAATCAATGACCTGCCTGTGCAGCAATACAAATGGGCAGAACCAAATTCCAGTTGCTGAAGCTATTTTTAAAAAGCTGGGCAGCACGATCATAATCCCTGAAAACAAAATGCAGGCAGCCACAGTGATATGCGCCAGTGGGATCGCCTTTTGGATGCGTCTTATACGCGCCACCACCCAGGGGGCCATACAACTCGGGTTCGATGCAAAGGATGCACACGAGCTTTCTATGCAAACCTGCCTGGGAGCGGCAAGTTTGCTTTTAGATTCAGGAAAACATCCCGAGGAGGAAATAGATAAGGTTACCACGCCTATGGGGTGCACCATAGAAGGACTTAATGAAATGGAGCACAATGGCCTAAGCTCTTCCCTTATCAAGGGAATCAAGGCATCTTTTAACAAAATTAATACAATCACCAATACCTAA
- the argC gene encoding N-acetyl-gamma-glutamyl-phosphate reductase: protein MIKAGIIGGAGYTAGELIRILLRHPEVELNFLYSTSQAGKPVAGIHQDLLGETELVFDSEVNPDADVVFLCLGHGNSVKFLKENKFSEKTRIIDLSTDYRISGSHSFVYGLPEVNRKKIQEASHIANPGCFATAISLALLPLAANGLIKDELHVNAVTGATGAGTSLSDTTHFTWRDNNFSAYKAFEHQHLAEIKQSFNQLQPDFSAELNFIPNRGNFSRGIHATSYTGYGASIKEATKLYKDFYKDAAFTFVVEEELHLKQVVNTNKCLLRLQKFNNKLLITSTLDNLLKGASGQAVQNMNLMFGLEEDMGLKLKASYF from the coding sequence ATGATAAAAGCAGGAATAATCGGCGGGGCAGGCTATACTGCAGGAGAATTGATAAGGATTCTGTTAAGACATCCAGAGGTAGAGCTGAATTTTCTCTACAGCACGTCCCAGGCAGGAAAACCGGTAGCGGGTATCCACCAGGACCTCCTGGGAGAAACAGAGCTAGTTTTTGACAGCGAGGTGAATCCTGATGCAGATGTAGTTTTTCTTTGCCTGGGCCATGGAAATTCGGTTAAGTTTTTAAAGGAAAATAAATTTTCAGAGAAAACCAGGATCATTGATCTAAGTACTGATTATAGAATTTCAGGTTCCCATTCCTTTGTATACGGTCTGCCGGAAGTAAACAGGAAAAAGATCCAGGAGGCCTCGCATATTGCCAATCCCGGTTGTTTTGCCACTGCGATTAGTCTGGCCCTGCTTCCCTTGGCTGCTAATGGGCTTATAAAGGATGAGCTGCACGTTAATGCAGTTACCGGGGCAACAGGAGCAGGTACTTCGCTTTCTGATACCACACATTTTACCTGGAGAGATAATAACTTCTCTGCATACAAGGCTTTTGAACATCAACACCTGGCAGAGATAAAACAGAGTTTCAATCAGCTGCAACCAGATTTTTCAGCTGAACTTAATTTTATCCCTAACAGAGGTAATTTTTCCAGGGGAATCCATGCTACTTCTTACACTGGTTATGGCGCCAGTATTAAAGAAGCAACAAAACTTTATAAAGATTTTTATAAGGATGCGGCTTTCACCTTTGTGGTGGAGGAGGAACTGCATTTAAAACAGGTGGTAAACACCAACAAGTGTTTGTTAAGATTGCAGAAGTTCAATAATAAATTATTGATCACCAGTACCCTCGATAACCTCCTGAAAGGTGCTTCGGGACAGGCAGTGCAAAATATGAATCTTATGTTTGGGCTGGAGGAGGATATGGGCTTAAAACTTAAGGCCAGTTATTTTTAA
- a CDS encoding argininosuccinate synthase translates to MEKLVIAYSGGLDTSYCAKYLSKEQGFEVHAVSVNTGGFTKEEIQKIGDNARKIGATSYKNIDAVLSFYNKVVKYLIFGNVLKNNTYPLSVSAERIIQAIEIVNYAREIGAGYIAHGSTGAGNDQVRFDMIFQTLAPEIEIITPIRDKKLIRQEEIEYLEANGVEMNWEKAKYSVNKGLWGTSVGGAETLTSEKPLPDAAYPSQLQEKEPKQISLGFTKGELTAVNGEEHSPENNIEILEEIACKYAIGRDIHVGDTIIGIKGRVGFEAAAALITIKAHHLLEKHTLSKWQLQHKDYLANWYGTHLHEGQYLDPVMRDMEAFLENSQEQVTGTVYVSLHPFRFVLDGISSPNDLMNTGFGKYGEENNAWTASDAKGFIKILSNAGKIYQHVKQNQ, encoded by the coding sequence ATGGAAAAATTAGTAATAGCATACAGTGGTGGGCTGGATACTTCCTACTGCGCCAAATATTTATCTAAGGAACAAGGTTTTGAAGTGCACGCGGTGAGTGTGAACACCGGCGGATTCACAAAAGAAGAGATTCAAAAGATAGGTGATAACGCCAGAAAAATAGGGGCTACTTCCTATAAGAATATCGATGCGGTTTTATCATTTTATAACAAAGTTGTCAAATATTTGATCTTTGGAAATGTCCTCAAAAATAACACTTATCCCCTCTCTGTAAGTGCTGAAAGGATCATCCAGGCAATTGAGATCGTGAATTATGCCAGAGAAATTGGTGCGGGCTATATTGCCCACGGCAGTACCGGAGCAGGGAACGACCAGGTGCGATTTGATATGATCTTCCAGACCCTGGCACCAGAAATCGAGATAATAACCCCCATCAGGGACAAAAAGCTTATAAGGCAGGAGGAGATTGAATATTTGGAGGCAAACGGAGTGGAGATGAATTGGGAGAAGGCGAAATATTCTGTCAATAAAGGGCTTTGGGGTACCAGTGTGGGAGGAGCAGAAACGCTTACTTCAGAAAAACCATTACCCGATGCAGCTTACCCTTCCCAACTTCAGGAAAAGGAACCAAAGCAAATTAGCCTTGGATTCACTAAAGGGGAATTGACAGCTGTGAATGGAGAAGAGCATTCACCCGAAAATAATATTGAGATCCTGGAGGAAATAGCTTGCAAATATGCAATTGGAAGGGATATTCACGTGGGGGATACTATTATTGGGATCAAGGGAAGGGTAGGTTTTGAGGCCGCTGCAGCTTTAATAACTATTAAAGCTCACCATTTGCTGGAAAAGCATACCTTAAGTAAGTGGCAGTTACAGCATAAGGATTATCTGGCCAACTGGTACGGCACCCATCTTCACGAGGGACAATACCTGGACCCTGTGATGAGGGATATGGAAGCCTTTCTGGAAAATTCCCAGGAGCAGGTAACCGGGACTGTTTATGTAAGTCTTCATCCTTTCAGATTTGTACTCGACGGGATTTCTTCCCCCAATGACCTTATGAATACCGGATTTGGAAAATATGGGGAAGAGAATAATGCCTGGACAGCCAGTGATGCCAAAGGATTTATAAAGATCCTTTCCAATGCCGGGAAGATCTATCAACACGTAAAACAAAACCAATGA